The Candidatus Nanosynbacter featherlites DNA window TTAATCAATGTCTGCATCGTATCAATGAAATATCCGTCTATACCGTGGGCGGATATTTCATTGTGATTACGGTCTGCTTAGGTATAACACCTTAGCCTAATTATTGCGACAAATGAGGCTATTTAGTTGCTGCCCGACAGAGTAACTGTTCACGATTATCATCTTGTTTCTGGTGTTATAATTTGTTAATTTAGAGATAGCATGAGTGAGCAACTGTCAGATAGTACACTCCCTGTTGATAAAAGAAAATGGTACGAACATAGTCCTAGAGAACTTGTTGCCAGGGCGCTAGGAGGAACTTCCATAAAAGGAGTTCCAAAAGAACCGATTTCTACAAGGATTGCAAACTTTCTATGTGAGAAGGAAGGTGACAAGTGGAGTGAGGAACGCCTCAAGCCTGATTCGTGGCGTCGTATGCCGCCTGGAATGCGCAGTGCTAAAGGAGGTTTGGGGTTAGACCAGACTGCCGATAGTACGGTGGAACCGGGATTGGTGATTGAGCTTAAGGAAGGTGGCGCGAAGGAGCGCACGGGGAAGCAGATTTTAGCAAAACGGGAAGCTCGTGAACGGGGCGATTGATGCATATTCTGTTCAGGAGAAGTAACGTGACGATATTCAGAATTAATGATTGTCCAAGATTGGAACTAGGATTACTTGCTTAATGGAGAGATGGTTATTATACTGCTAGAGTATGTATAAATATCTTGTTAAGCCACTATTATTTTTATTAACGCCTGATTTTACGCATAGGCTAATTATTTTCTGTGGTCGTATGGCGCAAGCAATACCACTCATCCGTTGGATGGTCCGTAAAATGTGGAGTTTTCAAGACAGAGCACTGCAGCAGGAGATTGATGGCGTTACTTATCGCAATCCAGTTGGTTTGTCAGCAGGATTTGATAAGAATATTCAGTTGTCGTCACTAATGGGAGATGTTGGATTTGGTTTTGCTTCGGGTGGATCGGTGACGTTGGAGCCAAGAAAGGGCAATCGACGTCCTTGGTTTCACCGTTTGCCAAAGACAAAATCGGTGGTGGTATATGCTGGTATGCCAAATTATGGGCTGAAGAAAATCAGTCGCCACATTATTAAGAATAGGTCACGTGTTCAGGGTGTGCCGACAGTTGTTTCGGTGGCTGTTATCGCCAATAAATCTACGAAAGACGCATTTGGTCCGCGCGTTTCAGAGGACCTGATCATTAAGGATGTAAAAAAGGCTGTAGAATATATCGTGAAGCATCAATTGGCGAGCGTTGTAGAGATCAACATCTCTTGTCCAAATGCAGGTAAAGAACCGTTTATCTATCCGGAGACGTTGGACATGCTACTACGAGAGATGGACGATATAGAGAGAAATGTGCCGTTTTGGGTAAAAATGCCACATTTGTATGATATGCAGCAGTTTGACTCACTGTTGCAGACTATTGTGAAGCATAATATCCAAGGTGTGACAGTAGCTAACTTGGTGAAGGATCGTACGATGGTGACTATCAAAGATCCACTAACCGATGAAATCCGTGGTGGGTTGAGTGGTGAGCCGACGCGTGAACATAGTTTAGAATTAATTCGTCATGCGTATCAGAAGTACGGTGATAGATTGACGATTATTGGCGTGGGTGGAATTTTTACAGCTGAAGATGCGTACGCTAAGATCAGGGCTGGTGCTAGTTTGGTGGGTTTGATCACGGGGCTGTTCTTTGAAGGTCCGCAATTGGTCGGACGCATAAACCGCGAGCTGGTGACATTGCTCAAAAATGATGGTTTTTCTCATATTTCCGAGGCGGTTGGTGCAGATTTGAAGAAAAAGTCAAAAAAGTCGAAAAAAAGTTAAAAAAACTATTGCAAAACAACTGCAGCTGCTGTATAGTTAATTACTAGTTACGCGAATGTTCAGGTGAACCTCTGGCGATACACTGCAAAACGTGCGAGGGCAGTGAAAAATCAATCGAGTGTAGATAGATGTGTCAAGATCTTGACCTATCGGTTGTGCACTCAAAGTGTGAGGCACTGATCATTAACAATTTGAAGAGAAGAAATTGAGTTTTTAATTGACGGTATTAGTTTTGGTAAATTCCAATTACTAGTTAAGTCAATGCATAAAAAGGTACTCAAGGGCACTAAATGGATGCCTAGACGTATATTACCGATGAAGGACGTGGAAGACTGCGATAAGCCTCGGGAAGCTGTCAACAAGCTTTGATCCGGGGATTTCCGAATGGGGAAACCCAGCATGAGTCATGTCATGTTGCCACTTGCTGAACACATAGGCAAGCGAGCGGGAACCATCTGAACTGAAACATCTTAGTAGGATGAGGAAGAGAAAGTAAATAACGATTGCGAAAGTAGTGGCGAGCGAAATCGCAACAGCCCAAACCTTTTAAGTTTTTGCCTATTTATTTAGGCAAATAAGTTGATAGATGAATACTTAATAAGGGGTTGTGATATTACATATGACCAAGTCAGAGCATTTGAATTCGTTCAAATAATCTGATTTGCGATACCAGGCTATCAACTGGTAGTAAGGTAAGAAAATGGCGTGGTTAGCAGAATAGTTTGAATGACTAGCCAAAGAGCGTGAAAGCCGTGTACGCGAAAACGACGCTGACCTTATGTATGTTTTATCGAGTAGGACGGGGCACGAGAAACCCTGTTTGAATCTGGCTGGACCACCAGCCAAGGCTAAATATAATATACGATCGATAGTGAACTAGTACAGCGATGGAAAGGTGAAAAGAACCCCGGGAGGGGAGTGAAATAGATCCTGAAATTTAGTGCCTACAAGGAGTCGGAGCCGGCTTGTCCGGTGACGGCGTGCTTTTTGTAGAACGATCCAGCGAGTTAATTTTTACAGCGAGGTTAAGTCAATTGACGGAGCCACAGTGAAAGCGAGCCTGAATAGGGCGTTTAGTTGTAAGGATTAGACCCGAAACCGGGTGACCTAACCATGAGCAGGTTGAAGCCACTGTAACAGGTGGTGGAGGACCGAACCAGGATACGCAGCAAAGTGTTTGGATGACTTGTGGTTAGCGGTGAAATGCCAATCGAACTCGGAGATAGCTGGTTCTCCTCGAAATAGCTTTAGGGCTAGCGTCGTGTTAGTAGCACATGGGGGTAGAGCTCTGTAAAGGACTGGGGCGGGCAACTGTACCCACCCTTAACAAACTACGAATACCATGTGTGTAACCACGGCAGTTAGAACATCGGTGCTAAGATCGGTGCTCGAAAGGGAAACAGCCCAGACCATCATCTAAGGTCCCTAAATTAACGTTCAGTGGGAAACAAGGTGAGATTTCTTAAACAGCTAGGATGTTGGCTTAGAAGCAGCCATTCATTTAAAGAGTGCGTAACAGCTCACTAGTCAAGAGATCTTGCGTGGAAAATGTAACGGGGCTAAAACGTTATACCGAAGATATGGATGTCAGATTTATCTGGCGTGGTAGAGGAGCGTTCCTATCAGCGGTGAAGTCGAATCGGAAGGTTCGGTGGAGCGGTAGGAAGTGAGAATGCTGGAATGAGTAACCATAAGAGAGGTGAGAATCCTCTCGGCCGTAAGAGCAAGGTTTCCTGAGCCATGGTAATCATCTCAGGGTTAGTCGGGCCTAAGCCGAGGCGCAGAGCGTAGGCGATGGACATCAGGTTAATATTCCTGAACCGGTTAAGTTTTGTACACTGTTCACGGGGAAGTAATCGAAGCGGATTCATGGTTTATCCGTCCAACCAAGCGGGAACGCAAAGGGAGTGAAAGTGATTCTTCGGAGTCGCGATTTTGGTGAAAGCCCTGGCTAGAAAAGCAGGTGTACGCGTGGACTTAGCCGCCCGTACCGCAAACCAACACAGGTGCTCGAGTCGAGTAGACTCAGGCTTACGAGCGAACCTTCGCTAAGGAACTCGGCAATACAGCGACCGTAACTTCGGGATAAGGTCTGCCCCCACTTCGGTGGATATCAGCCGCGTTCACTCAGTGAATAATAGGTTAAAGAGTACATTTTTAATCACAAAACGAATTTTCTGAGATAGAGCAAACAAAATTGTTCTTTTGAACGCGAATCTCTGACATCTAACGATGTGGGGGCCGCAGCAAAAGAGCCCACGGAACTGTTTATCAAAAACACAGGTCTCTGCTAACACGAAAGTGGATGTATAGGGGCTGACTCCTGCCCAATGCTGGAAGGTTAAGGGGAGCGCTTCACGGTGCGAACTGAAGCCCTAGTCAATGGCGGCGGTAACTATAACCGTCCTAAGGTAGCGAAATTCCTTGTCAGGTAAGTTCTGACCCGCACGAATGGAGTAATCATGTGGGCACTGTCTCAGCGAAGGACTCGGTGAAAGTGCATTGGCGGTAAAGATGCCGTCTGTCCGTACCAGGACGAAAAGACCCCATGGAGCTTTACTACAGCTTTACATTGAATACGGTTTCAACATGTGTAGCATAGGTGGGAGACTTTGAAGCAGATACGCCAGTATTTGTGGAGTCACCAAGTGAAATACCACCCTTGTTGTGATTGTGTTCTCACGCTGACCGTTATCCGGTTAGCGGACCGTGTATGGTGGGTAGTTTAACTGGGGCGGTTGCCTCCTAAAGAGTAGCGGAGGCGTTCAAAGGTTGGCTAACTTCGGATGGAAATCGAAGTGATAGTGTATGCGCATAAGCCAGCTTGACTGTGAGGAGTACATTCCAATCAGAGACGAAAGTCGGAGCAAGTGATCCGCTGTACGTACATTTGTACATGAATGTGGGATCGACAGCGCAAACGGATAAAAGTTACCCTGGGGATAACAGGCTTATAGCGCCCAATAGTTCACATAGACGGCGCTGTTTGGCACCTCGATGTCGGCTCATCACATCCTGGAGGGGGAGCACCTTCCAAGGGTTCGGCTGTTCGCCGATTAAAGTGGTACGCGAGCTGGGTTCAGAACGTCGTGAGACAGTTCGGTTTATATCCGGTATGGACGATAGGAAACTTGAGAGGATCTACCCCTAGTACGAGAGGACCGGGGCGGACGCACCTCTGGTGTATCGATTGTGGCCACCTGCTGCATTGTCGAGTAGCTATGTGCGGATTAGATAAGCGCTGAAAGCATATTAAGCGCGAAACTAACCTCAAGATAAGGTTTCCCTATGAGGACACAGAAAGACTATCTGTTTGATAGGCGCAAGGTGGAAGTGCAGTAATGCATGGAGCTAAAGCGTACTAATAGTCCCATTGCCTTTTTATGTCCTTGTCCGTGGAGTTTATGTTTGCATAAACATTACGGATAAGGTAGATTTGACTAGTAATTGGTGTGTATCATCACACTATAGTTGATTAAAAATTCATCCGTGCAGAAAGTTGTTGGACATCGAAGCAAGGCTTCCCCGGGTTGCCTGAATGGAACCTATGAGGAGCAAGCCTTACTTCGGTGCCCATGGCGAGGAGGAAACACCTGTTCCCATTCCGAACACAGAAGTTAAGCTCCCCAGCGGCGATCATACTGCGAAAGTGGGAAACTAGCACGGTGCCGAATTATATAAAAACCACCCGAATAGGGTGGTTTTTATTATATAAACCTGTTTATCATTATCTTTATGTATTTAAGTAACTATTCAAACAACTAACAAACAAAATAGCGCCCTTGAACGGGGCGCTTTTATATATTCTCGAATCTCGCAGAAGACGAGAACTGTGTGGTGAACATCACTACTCTTTGAGTGTAACCTAATATGTAGATAATGTAAATATTGACAAAGTATTAGCAGTATGCTATTATGTACTCATAACACATATCATGTGTGATATATAAAGGTGAGGGTTTCCACAATAATGCATGTGGAAATCTTTTTAATAGTGGAGGAAAACTTTCATGGCAGGAACAAAAGCAGGTGGTAAGAAAGCGGCAGCTAAAAATTTGGCAAAAGACCCAAACTTTTACGCAAAAATTGGTGCTAAAGGTGGACGTAACAGTCGTACTGGCGGCTTTGCTGCTAACCCAGCATTGGCTCGTATCGCTGGTGCTAAAGGCGGCAGGATT harbors:
- the pyrD gene encoding dihydroorotate dehydrogenase (quinone), translated to MYKYLVKPLLFLLTPDFTHRLIIFCGRMAQAIPLIRWMVRKMWSFQDRALQQEIDGVTYRNPVGLSAGFDKNIQLSSLMGDVGFGFASGGSVTLEPRKGNRRPWFHRLPKTKSVVVYAGMPNYGLKKISRHIIKNRSRVQGVPTVVSVAVIANKSTKDAFGPRVSEDLIIKDVKKAVEYIVKHQLASVVEINISCPNAGKEPFIYPETLDMLLREMDDIERNVPFWVKMPHLYDMQQFDSLLQTIVKHNIQGVTVANLVKDRTMVTIKDPLTDEIRGGLSGEPTREHSLELIRHAYQKYGDRLTIIGVGGIFTAEDAYAKIRAGASLVGLITGLFFEGPQLVGRINRELVTLLKNDGFSHISEAVGADLKKKSKKSKKS
- a CDS encoding general stress protein, with the protein product MAGTKAGGKKAAAKNLAKDPNFYAKIGAKGGRNSRTGGFAANPALARIAGAKGGRISRRRKTTAVSAD